A single region of the Rathayibacter rathayi genome encodes:
- a CDS encoding single-stranded DNA-binding protein encodes MTDTLTVIGTIGTDPRSIDTASGTAMTSFRLATAQRRYDRAEQRWIDVSTNWYTVTAFNGLAGNALSSLARGDRVLVTGRLGVKVWEAGGKTGTDVIITAEGIGHDLAWGTTRYTKTLVRAAAPAAPASEPAWSEQAPGEGLAPKDWGAAPDGSGAVRAADGSRAAVGLDGDAPLLSVGSGDTPF; translated from the coding sequence ATGACCGACACGCTGACCGTCATCGGGACCATCGGCACCGACCCCCGGAGCATCGACACCGCCAGCGGCACCGCAATGACCAGCTTCCGCCTGGCAACGGCACAGCGGCGCTACGACCGGGCCGAGCAGCGCTGGATCGACGTCTCCACCAACTGGTACACCGTCACCGCTTTCAACGGCCTCGCCGGCAACGCCCTGTCCTCCCTGGCCCGGGGCGACCGCGTCCTCGTGACCGGCCGTCTCGGCGTGAAGGTGTGGGAGGCGGGTGGGAAGACCGGAACCGATGTGATCATCACGGCCGAGGGCATCGGGCATGATCTCGCCTGGGGCACGACCCGCTACACGAAGACTCTGGTGCGTGCGGCTGCGCCTGCCGCGCCGGCGAGTGAGCCGGCCTGGAGCGAGCAAGCGCCCGGGGAGGGGCTCGCGCCGAAGGACTGGGGAGCCGCGCCCGACGGATCCGGAGCTGTCCGTGCTGCGGATGGCTCGCGGGCGGCGGTCGGGCTCGACGGGGACGCTCCGTTGCTCTCGGTAGGATCCGGGGACACCCCGTTCTGA
- the msrA gene encoding peptide-methionine (S)-S-oxide reductase MsrA yields the protein MRTFVLAGGCFWCLDAVYRVLDGVTDVVSGYTGGRTIEPDYEDVCSGRTGHAEAVAVTFDPEVIPEQVILDVFFTLHDPRQLNRQGNDVGTQYRSAMFYSSDEEKGLFESARDRASEWWEGPIVTEISPLGVYYPAEDYHQDFFAKNPGQGYCLAVALPKVNKIRSSYSSYISAS from the coding sequence ATGCGCACATTCGTACTCGCCGGAGGATGCTTCTGGTGTTTGGACGCCGTTTACCGCGTCCTCGATGGCGTGACCGACGTCGTCTCCGGCTACACCGGCGGCCGAACGATCGAACCCGACTACGAGGACGTCTGCTCCGGTCGCACTGGGCACGCCGAGGCGGTCGCCGTCACCTTCGATCCGGAGGTGATCCCCGAGCAGGTGATCCTCGACGTCTTCTTCACCCTGCATGACCCGCGCCAACTGAATCGCCAGGGCAACGACGTCGGTACGCAGTACCGCTCCGCGATGTTCTACTCCTCGGACGAGGAGAAGGGATTGTTCGAATCGGCCCGTGACCGGGCATCCGAGTGGTGGGAGGGGCCGATCGTCACCGAGATCTCTCCCCTTGGCGTGTACTACCCGGCCGAGGACTACCACCAGGATTTCTTCGCGAAGAACCCGGGGCAGGGCTACTGCCTCGCGGTTGCGTTGCCCAAGGTGAACAAGATCCGTTCGTCGTATTCGTCCTACATCTCTGCGTCGTAA